The genomic DNA TGTGTACCACAACGATCAGCAATTACTCGTGGAGCTTTCACCGACAGCTCTGAAACAGGAGTACATCGTCCTTCCGTCGATTTTCAAAGGAATCAGCAAAGGGTCTGTACTGGGAGGGATGTCGTGGGGCTTTGGTGATGATGTCATTTATGGATTCAAGGCAACAGAAGAAAAACTTTTCATCTATCAGCGAAATGTTCGCTATACGGCAAAGGCGAATTCCCCCGAAGCATCAGCTGTCAAACTTGCTTATAGCGACAGCATTCTGCATGCGCTACCTGTGTTGACGAAATCACCTTCGGGAGGAATCCTGGTCGACATGACGCGAGTCTTCATGAATGATGATCAGGAGGTCGGCCGCTCAATTGGATCAGGTTTCCGATTGATGACAGATCGCTCGACGTTCTCGAAGATCAAGCAGTTTCCCAAAAACCTGGAGTTGCAACTGAACGCCGTTTACGCGGGAACCGGTTCCATTGATACGGTCCCAAACACCAAAGGCGTTCAGGTCGGTGTCCACTTCAGCATTAGTGTTCTGCCTCCGGTCGGCTCGAATGGCTACAAACCGCGAGTCGCCGATGATCGCGTCGGTTACTTCCTGACAGCTATCAAAGACTTCTCTGACAAAGACGATCCCGAGCACTTCAAACGCTATATTAACCGCTGGGATCTCCAGAAACTCGATTCATCAATTGATCTCTCCCCACCGAAAAAGCCCATTCGCTTCTACATGGAGAACACCGTTCCTGTCTACCTGCGACCAACTGTCGAAGCAGGAATTCTGGAATGGAATAAGGCATTCGAGAAGTTGGGCTACGCTGGGGCCATTCGTGTTGACCAACAACCGGTCGATCCAAATTTTGATCCGGAAAGTATTGAATACAATACCTTTCGCTGGATCACCGCAGAGGCTGGGTTTGCAATGGGACCATCGCGTGTCGATCCACGCACGGGGCAGATCCTCGATGCCGACATCATCTTCGACGCCAGTTTCTTGAACAGTTGGAATCACCGTTGGGAAATCTTCCGCCCCGAAGAGACCGCAATGTTTTCAGGACTTCACGTCCCGAAAGATCACAGCTCGAATTCCCTGGAGCATGAGCATGGCCCGTTCTGCCAGATCGGACATGCAAAGCAGTATCAAACTGCTTTTGCAGCTGCTGTTTTCCTGGCAAATGGAGCAGCCAAAACCGAAGCCCTTCCTGAAGAGTTTGTCCATCAAGGTCTGAAGGAAGTTGTCATGCACGAAGTAGGCCACACTCTCGGATTGCGTCACAACTTCAAGGCAAGCACCTGGAAGACTCTTGAGGAAATTGCCGACCCAGAAGCAGACATCAACGTCGCCACCGTCGCCAGCGTCATGGATTATTCACCGGCGAATGTTGTCGTAGACAAAAAAGAGCAGGGGATTTACTACTCTCAAACAATCGGGCCTTATGACTACTGGGCAATTGAATATGGCTACAAGCCGATCAAATCCAATGAAGCAAAAGAGTTAAAGGAGATCGCCTCTCGCTCCGGCGAACCAGCTCTGAATTATTCAACAGACGAAGACACACGCAGCTTCGACCCGGATCCAACGTCAAACCGTTTTGACCTTGGTCAGGACCCGTTGGTTTATGCTCGTCGACAGATGAAGCAGTCTATGGAACTGATTCCAAAAGTCGTTGAGAACACCGTACACGAAGGCGATGGTTATCAACGTGCCCGACAAGCCTTCGTGTTGCTCTTCAACGAATACTGGCGAGCAACCACATTCGCCGCTCGTTATCCCGGTGGGCTGTACGTGAATCGAGACCACAAAGGTGACAAAGATGCACGGCCTCCATTTGTCGTTGTCCCTGCCGAGAAGCAGCGCGAAGCCATGAAGTTGCTTGCCGAATCTGCATTTGCTCCACCAGAAATTAACGGGGAACTCCTGAATTCTCTGTCCGTCTCACGATGGAATCATTGGGGAGTCGCAAGTGTGAGCCGGTTGGATTACCCAATCCACGATGACATGCTTTCCATGCAGGACATGATTTTGGGAAGAGTTCTGAGCTCGTTAAAACTCGACCGAATTCTCGATAACGAATTCAAAACGGACGAGGACGACGCCTACACACTCGCAGAGCACTTAAGGCTGATTGTCGACAGTGTATTTGCTGAGCTGAACCAAAAGAAAGAGGCTGAATACACGGTCAAAGAACCGATGATTTCCAGCTTCCGGCGGAACCTGCAACGCTCTGCCCTGAACCGCCTTGGAAATATCGTTTCAAGAGGAT from Thalassoglobus polymorphus includes the following:
- a CDS encoding zinc-dependent metalloprotease; protein product: MDLRRIFLPVLTLGVFFACTQLSAQETKKPSKFEELIKKKTKLSGMWTVYHNDQQLLVELSPTALKQEYIVLPSIFKGISKGSVLGGMSWGFGDDVIYGFKATEEKLFIYQRNVRYTAKANSPEASAVKLAYSDSILHALPVLTKSPSGGILVDMTRVFMNDDQEVGRSIGSGFRLMTDRSTFSKIKQFPKNLELQLNAVYAGTGSIDTVPNTKGVQVGVHFSISVLPPVGSNGYKPRVADDRVGYFLTAIKDFSDKDDPEHFKRYINRWDLQKLDSSIDLSPPKKPIRFYMENTVPVYLRPTVEAGILEWNKAFEKLGYAGAIRVDQQPVDPNFDPESIEYNTFRWITAEAGFAMGPSRVDPRTGQILDADIIFDASFLNSWNHRWEIFRPEETAMFSGLHVPKDHSSNSLEHEHGPFCQIGHAKQYQTAFAAAVFLANGAAKTEALPEEFVHQGLKEVVMHEVGHTLGLRHNFKASTWKTLEEIADPEADINVATVASVMDYSPANVVVDKKEQGIYYSQTIGPYDYWAIEYGYKPIKSNEAKELKEIASRSGEPALNYSTDEDTRSFDPDPTSNRFDLGQDPLVYARRQMKQSMELIPKVVENTVHEGDGYQRARQAFVLLFNEYWRATTFAARYPGGLYVNRDHKGDKDARPPFVVVPAEKQREAMKLLAESAFAPPEINGELLNSLSVSRWNHWGVASVSRLDYPIHDDMLSMQDMILGRVLSSLKLDRILDNEFKTDEDDAYTLAEHLRLIVDSVFAELNQKKEAEYTVKEPMISSFRRNLQRSALNRLGNIVSRGSGAPSDARTLTRMHLIDLKKKSTNVLKNKKIKLDDYSKAHLQDLIAVIDRVLTAELSLPSVY